A genomic segment from Maniola hyperantus chromosome 4, iAphHyp1.2, whole genome shotgun sequence encodes:
- the bys gene encoding bystin translates to MGKAKKFKPSQVAINISLADQIETSNAIKIKNRKEKTRNEGDEEFVNADLSKKILKAARRQQAEIVNGTPSYTAAPTPSTSLSLHDQTSDHEEGSDHDDLEPDTFYDNIEINEEDEEALKMFMSSKPEKTRTLADIIKDKITDKQTELQTQFSDVETLKLQNIDPRIKTMYQGVRDVLQKYRSGKLPKAFKMIPHLQNWEQVLYITEPTTWSAAAMYQATRIFASNLKEKMAQRFYNLVLLPRVRDDLAEYKRLNFHLYQALRKSLFKPGAFMKGILLPLLEAGDCTLREAVIVGSVLARNSVPVLHSSAALLKIAEMDYTGASSIFLRILFDKKYALPYRVVDSVVFHFLRFQSESRMLPVLWHQALLTFVQRYKADISTEQRDALLELLRKQSHPTITPEIRRELQAAKCRDIEVNDQVQNCMIVE, encoded by the exons ATGGGGAAGGCTAAAAAGTTTAAACCCTCACAAGTAGCAATAAATATATCACTCGCTGATCAAATAGAAACATCGaatgcaataaaaattaaaaacagaaaAGAGAAAACCAGAAACGAAGGCGATGAAGAA TTTGTTAATGCTGActtatcaaaaaaaattctaaaagcTGCAAGGAGGCAACAAGCTGAAATTGTTAATGGAACTCCTTCTTACACAGCTGCTCCCACACCTTCAACTTCATTATCACTACATG atcaaACTTCTGACCACGAAGAGGGCTCAGACCATGATGATTTGGAACCAGATACTTTTTATGATAACATTGAAATCAACGAAGAGGATGAGGAAGctcttaaaatgtttatgtCCTCTAAACCTGAGAAAACACGAACACTGGCAGATATCATAAAAGATAAGATTACAGACAAACAAACTGAACTACAAACTCAGTTCTCAGATGTAGAAACCttgaaattacaaaatattgacCCAAG AATTAAGACTATGTATCAAGGTGTCCGGGATGTCTTACAGAAATACAGATCTGGGAAATTGCCTAAAGCATTTAAAATGATACCACATTTGCAAAATTGGGAACAAGTACTATATATTACTGAACCTACAACATGGTCAGCTGCAGCCATGTATCag GCAACTAGGATTTTTGCTTCAAATTTAAAAGAGAAAATGGCACAGAGATTTTACAACCTAGTACTCCTACCTAGAGTAAGAGATGATCTGGCTGAGTATAAGAGATTAAACTTTCATTTATATCAAGCCCTAAGGAAATCTCTATTCAAGCCAGGAGCTTTTATGAAAGGCATTTTGCTGCCACTTTTAGAA GCTGGAGATTGCACATTGCGCGAGGCTGTAATTGTTGGCTCGGTTTTGGCTAGGAATTCTGTACCAGTGCTTCATTCTAGTGCTGCTTTGCTGAAGATTGCAGAAATGGACTACACTGGCGCTAGTTCTAtatttttgagaatattatttgACAAGAAATATGCTCTGCCATACAGGGTTGTGGACTCAGTTGTTTTCCATTTTCTCAG GTTTCAAAGTGAATCCAGAATGTTACCAGTGCTGTGGCATCAGGCATTGCTGACTTTTGTTCAACGTTACAAAGCCGACATATCAACAGAGCAGCGAGATGCACTGCTAGAACTCCTGCGAAAACAGTCACACCCCACTATCACTCCAGAG ATAAGACGAGAATTACAAGCAGCCAAGTGTAGGGATATAGAAGTTAATGATCAAGTACAGAACTGTATGATTGTTGAATAA
- the LOC117996957 gene encoding uncharacterized protein gives MPFDTERFITEIQNRPCIWNLSSEEYSNRVLKQSGWNEIAVILYDDWQNLEESTKVKKIKDLQKKWKGLRDYYTREKNKDSSLKSGSGAPKKRKTPYLDMLQFLNVSRASNQTSSNISAETSSNSSTMYDEKKKKMTVFQEALLKSMDKNRESDPDMNFLLNILPEMKTMSPTQNFEFRFEVMKLIKNIKYNVHNNYDGALMQTGWTNANNYPDQYGYTSGSSTPNVQNYPSTSNNYNPVGSSSIRSPRNSPSHSSTGSSVEVEDIEAILRGGSDHIEDDE, from the exons ATGCCTTTTGATACGGAAAGGTTCATTACGGAAATACAAAATAGACCATGCATATGGAACTTGTCGAGTGAAGAATACAGCAACAGAGTATTAAAGCAGAGCGGTTGGAATGAAATCGCTGTTATTCTATACGATGATTGGCAAAACTTAGAAGAAAGcactaaagtaaaaaaaa TAAAAGACCTACAAAAAAAATGGAAGGGGTTGCGCGACTATTACACCAGAGAAAAAAATAAGGATTCCTCACTCAAAAGCGGAAGTGGGGCACCAAAAAAACGTAAGACGCCATACTTGGATATGTTGCAGTTTTTGAATGTTTCTAGAGCTAGCAACCAGACATCTAGCAACATTAGCGCCGAGACGTCTAGCAACAGTAGCACTATGTAtgatgaaaaaaagaaaaagatgactgTGTTTCAGGAGGCACTACTTAAATCGATGGATAAAAATAGAGAATCCGACCCAGATATGAACTTTCTACTAAATATTTTACCGGAAATGAAGACAATGTCCCCAACCCAGAACTTTGAATTTCGGTTTGAAGTGatgaaacttattaaaaatattaaatataatgtaCACAATAATTATGACGGTGCTTTGATGCAAACTGGGTGGACGAATGCCAATAACTACCCAGATCAGTACGGCTACACGAGTGGAAGCAGTACGCCAAATGTGCAAAACTATCCTTCAACCTCAAACAACTACAACCCAGTTGGAAGTAGCAGCATTCGAAGTCCTCGAAACAGTCCATCACATAGCTCTACAGGTTCTTCAGTGGAAGTAGAAGACATAGAAGCAATATTGCGAGGTGGTTCAGACCACATTGAGGATGACGAATGA